The Actinobacillus succinogenes 130Z region TATTAAGGGCGCCAACAATGAGCTGATAATACCACAAAGCACCAATGAAATTGAACTGTAACTGCCCGCCCGTTGATCCACTTCCATCAGACTGACGGTGCCTAAGGCGTGCGACATGGATCCTACCGCTAAGCCGATTGCTTCGTGATTTTTTATCCGTAATTTTTTCATAATCAGATAACCGAACAGGGACCCCTGCAAGCCGGCCAGAATAACGCCTACCGCCGCCACGGCCGGCACGCCGCCCAAATGTTTCGACACTTCCATGGCAATGGGCGTCGTCACCGATTTGGAAATCACCGACGCCACGATCTCAGGATTCGCCCCCAACAACACAGCCGTGCCGGCACCTGATACCATCGCCAAAACCGAGGCCAGTAAAGTTGTCAGCAAGACCGCTTGCCAGCGTGCGGCGATTTGATGAAGCTGCTCGTACAACGGTAACGCCAGCGCCACCACACTGACGCCCAATAGATTATTTAACGGTGCATTGCCTTTCATGTAAGTATCGTAAGGCACGTCCGCCGCCAACAAAATCCCCACCAGAATCAACACGGTTAATACAAAAGTATTCAGTAACATGGATTTTAAACGTTTATTGATTTGTAACGCTGTAAAGAAAGCGGCGACAGTCAATAAAGAAAATAAGATGATCATGTTCGCTCCTTAAGACGTTTTTTGATGACTTTTTTGCGGAGTTTTTTAAAAGAATGCAGAGAAAATAAATAATCTCCCGCTAAGCCCACTACAACCAGTGTAGTTAAAGAACTCACTACGTTCGGAATAACCAAGGCTTTGGCCTGGGAAATCAGTAAATCGGAATATTTCATAATACCGACACTCACCGGCACAAACAGTACCGCCATGTATCGAATCAATAAGCCGGCACCGAAAAAGATCCAATGCACTTTAATAAGCTGCGTAGTGAGCCCTAAAAACAGAAGCAACAATCCGATAATACTACCGGGAATACCGAGCGGAATCAGGTGAGTAATCCGCTCGCCAAGAAACAGCATTGCGTATAAAATAACGAACGAGCGAGCAAGCTCCATCGCTTTTTTCGGTAAATCATATTTTTCAAGCATAGATAACTTAACTTTTTTTGAAAATTTGCGAAATTATTTTACACTCTTTTCATTGAATTGTTACCTTTAATAGGTATAAAAACTTGATATAAACTAACATTATGCGGAACAGAGCCCTTTTTATTGCGTTATCGGTCATTTTTTTAACATTTAACGCGCAAGCGAACCGTACTTTATCCTGTCGCGTGGTAAAAATTTCTGACGGCGACACCTTAACCTGTCTCGCAAATAATCATAAACAGCTTAAAGTCCGCCTGGACGAAATCGATGCACCGGAACGCGCACAACCGTTCGGCAGAAAATCCCGCCAGATGTTGGGACGGTTAGTACACCAAAAACAGGTGACATTGCGTATTACCGGTTATGACCGTTACCACCGTTTGCTGGCGACGGTTTATAATACCCGACAAGAAAATATTAACCTGAAAATGGTGCAACTGGGCATGGCGTGGGCGTATGGCAAATATGTGAAGAATCCTGCTTATATCGATGCGCAGCGAAAAGCGCAACATGCCCGAATCGGTTTATGGCAGGATCCTAATCCGATTCCGCCCGCTCAATTCCGTCACCCGAAGAAGAACAAAGAGAAGAAAAAATAATGTTTGACGTTCAGCAATTCCGCCGACAATTTCCCTATTTCCAACAGCCGGATGCCGTCGTTTATTTCGACAACGCGGCAACCGCCCTGAAACCGCAATGTTTAATCGATGCGACTGTGGCATTTTATCAGTCAGCCGGTTCCGTTCATCGCAGTCAATATGACGCAAAACAGACCGCACTTTTCGAACAGGCGCGTTCGCAAGTGAAAGAATTCATTAATGCGCGATCGGAACGGGCGATTATTTGGACATCCGGCACTACACAAGCCATTAACACCGTTGCTAACGGATTGATTCCGCACATTCGACCCGATGACGAAATTATCATCAGCGAAGCGGACCACCACGCTAATTTTGTTACTTGGCATGAAATTGCCGGAAAGTGCGGAGCAAAAATCCACGTTTTACCGATTTCGGATCAATGGTTGATTGACGAAAACACCTTAATTCAAGCGTTAAATCCGCGCACCAAGCTGGTAGCGCTCAATTTCGTATCCAATGTTACGGGAACGGAACAACCGATAGCCCATTTCATCCGTTTAATCCGTCAACACAGCCAGGCGTTGGTTTTAGTGGACGCTGCGCAAGCAATCAGTCACCTGAAAATTGACTTGCAAGCACTGGACGCGGATTTCATTGCCTTTTCCGCCCATAAAATTTACGGACCTAACGGCATCGGTGTGTTAAGCGGAAAACCGGCCGCACTTGAACGGCTTCAACCGTTGCAATACGGTGGAAAAATGGTAGCGTTCGCCTCAGAAAAGGAAATCCGTTTTGCCGATTTACCCTACCGTTTAGAAGCCGGCACACCGAATATTGCAGGCGTTATCGGGTTTAATGCGGTATTGGCATGGTTGTCGCAATGGGATTTCGCCGCAGCGGAAAAACACGCCGTAGCGTTATCGGAACAAGCAAAAGTGCGGTTAAAAAAATATCCGAATTGTCGCTTGTTTACCTCGCCGACGCCAAGTTCCGTGGTCAGTTTCGTCTTCGACGGCATCGCCTGTTCCGATTTGGCCACGTTGCTGGCGGAACAACAGATCGCCCTGCGTACCGGCGTACATTGCGCCATGCCTTATTTGACAAGGATCGGCGTATCCTCTACCCTGCGTTTGAGTTTCGCCCCTTACAACACGTCAGAGGAACTGGATCAATTGTTCCTCGCCTTAGATAACGCCTTGGATTTATTGGCCTAATAACCGGTAATCCGTTGCATAAAAAAGATTATGGATATAAAACAATCGTTACTGAACGCCCAAAACTGGGAAGATAAATACCGCCTGCTGATTCAGCTTGGCAAAACCTTAACAAAACCCGAAAATCTGCAGGATTATGCATCGATTCCGGGTTGCGAAGTAAACCTATGGGCTAAAATTACGCAAAATTCCGACCGCACTTTAACCCTTTCCGCCTACAGTGAAGCGCGGATTATGAACGGGTTATTGGCAATTTTAATGAACGAAGTTAACGGTAAAACGGTCAAACAACTGCATGACTTCCATTTTTCAGACTTTTTTCATGAACTCGGCATTGCCCAACGCCTGAGTTCGACCCGCCTGAATGGATTACAACAGATCGAAACACTGCTTAAGGAACGAGAATGACTTCCCGTCGAACTTTTTTAACGCTCGGCACCGGTGCCGTCTTGGCGATAACGTTGCCTAAAATGGTATTTGCCGATACTGAAAATACACCGCAAAAACTGATTGTATTAAACCAGGTTTTCGCTGACGGCGCTAAGTGGGTAGGCGTCGCGATTCAATATACCGAACCATTACAGGCCGCCGATTTACCCCGCTATCGATTTTTAGTACAAAACCGTAAAGTGCTCGGGCTTTATGTCACGGATTCATTGAAAAACGGCGCTAAAAGCGAAGGTAAATTCGTTGTTCTTAATTTGGATCCGCAGGATGAAGCGGCTGATTTACTACAAAAAAAACCGCACGAAACGTCGGTTAAACTCAAAGTCGGCGAAAAGAAAGACGATTCGCCGGAAATGAAATCGGTGAACGGTTCCGTTGTAATAAACGGACAAATGTTTACCACAAACGAGAACAAAACTGCGATTTTAGATGATTTTAAACAAGAACGCTGGCAGGATCCGGAAACCGGTAAAACCGTGAAATATAATCTGTTCGTCCCCCCAAATTATCAGTTCAACCGACCTTATCCGCTGGTGCTGTTTATGCATGACGCAGGCGTAACGGGTAACAAAATCAAAGCGCCGCTGTATCAGGGCTTGGGCGCGATAGTTTGGGCTTCGGCGGCGGATCAAATCCAACGTCCCGTATTTGTACTGGCGCCGGCCTTTGATGAAATCGTGGCGGATGACGAGGCGCAGACTTCCGACTATTTAGACGCCACAATTCATTTGATTAAACATTTAATCACGCAATACAATATTGATACATCGCGACTTTATGCAACGGGTCAATCAGGCGGCGGTATGTTAGCTATCGCCATGAATATCCGATACCCGGATTTTTTTGCCGCGAGTTATTTGGTGGCTTGCCAGTGGGATCCTGCAAAAGTCGCACCTATGGCGAAAAGCAATTTATGGATCACCGTCTCCGAGGATGATGCCAAAGCCTTTCCGGGACAAACCGCCATTATGCAGGAGCTGGAAAAACAGGGAGCTAAAGTCGCACGGGCGGTTTGGGATGCGCAATGGTCGCAGGAAGAATTCCAACAGGCATATGCCCGATTAACCGCAACCGATGCCAATATTTATTTTGTGATGTTCCGTAAAGGCTCGGTTTTTGCTGCGGGCGAAAATCCGGTAAATCCGGGATTAGGGCATATCAACACCTGGAAATATGCCTATGCTATCGAACCCGTGCGTAACTGGTTGTTATCACAACAAAAATCTGCCTAATTTTGACCGCACTTTACCCGGTTAAACCAACCAAAGTGCGGTAAAGTTTTTAATATTTTTTCCATTTGGGAAGTAAATAAGGATAGGGGTTGTTTATTTTCATCAACCGCCCCGATATACGACAGCATTTATAGATAGGTATGCTTATGTCCGAACAACATCATCATTTAGATAACACGCAACATATTGTCGCCATCGGCGGCGGACACGGTTTGGGGCGTGTTATGTCCGCATTAAGTTTCATGAAAGAACGCCTTACCGGCATCGTCACTACCACCGATAACGGCGGTTCCACCGGACGCATCCGCCGTCAACACGGCGGCATTGCATGGGGCGATTTACGTAACTGTCTTAATCAGATTACCGCCAAACCCACTACAGCCTCAAAAGTATTCGAATACCGATTCAGCGGACAAGGCGAACTGGCGGGACACAATCTCGGTAATCTTATTCTGAAAGCGCTGGAAGATATGGAAATCCGTCCTACTGAGGCCATCAATCTGATTCGTAACTTTTTACGGGTGCGATCTTATTTGATTCCCATGTCCGAACAACCGGTGGATCTCGGTGCCGTGTTGACTTCCGGTGAAAAAATCATCGGTGAAGTGGCAATCGATAAACTGATCAACGAAATACCGGATTCTATTTTTCTTGATCCGATCGTGCACGCCACGCCCGAAGCGGTATCTGCCATTCAACAGGCGGAAGTGGTTTTATTCGGACCGGGCAGCTTTTTAACCAGTATCATGCCGTCCCTGCTGATTCCCGAAATTATTCAGGCATTAAAAAACAGTCGAGCCAAGAAAATTTTTATCGATAATCTCGGCATCGAACATAGCCCGGCGGCGGCACTATCGCTGACGGATCGTATTCGCTGGATTCATCGGGTGATGGGCAAAAATATCATTGACGGCGTGATTACCACGCCTCAATATACTGACGATAAACATCTGCCGAATATTAAAGTATTGGGGCGCAAACTGAATGCCGATGATGTCATTTATCGGCATGATCGCGATCGGTTATGCGCAGCAGTCGACGAAATGATCAAAATTCTGACTTGATAAAATGATCGAAATTCTGACCGCACTTCAAAAATAAAAACGGGTTAACCATTATCGTTGACCCGCTTTTTCACAAGTTTAATTTTTCGTTAAATCCCGCTAAACGCCTGTTCAATATCCGCCAGAATATCCTGTACGTTTTCAATGCCGACGGACAAACGGACAAGTCCGGCCGACACATTGATTTTCGCCAGCTCTTCTTCGCTCATTTGTCGGTGGGTGGACGTTGCCGGATGCAGGGCGCATGTGCGAATATCCGCCACATGCACTTCGCGGGAAATCAACTTCAAGCCGTTCAGCCATTTCGAGGCTGCTTCCCGTCCCCCTTTAATTTCAAAGGAAATAACGCCGCAAAGTCCGTTCGGCATATATTTTTGTTTTAACGCATAATCCGGCGAATTTTCCAACGCCGGATAACTCACCATATTGACTTGCGACTGGTTTTCCAAAAATTTTGCCACTTCTAAGGCGTTTTCATAATGTGCTTTCATACGCAGAGACAAGGTTTCCATCCCCAGATTCAGCAAAAAACTGTTTTGCGGAGCCGGCGTCGCACCCAAGTCACGCATTAACTGTACTCTCGCCTTTACAATATAGGCCGCCGCACCGAATGTTTCCGTATAAATCAATCCATGATAAGACTCGTCCGGACGGGTAAACGCCGGGAATTTTCCGTTATGCCAGTCAAAATTACCGCCGTCAATCACCGCTCCGCCCACGGCAACCGCATGACCGTCCAAATACTTGGTCGTACTGTGTACCACAATATTGGCGCCAAATTCGAAAGGACGGCAAAAATACGGCGTAGCAAAAGTGTTATCAATAATCAACGGCACTTGTGCTTTTTGAGCTAATCGAGCAAATTTTTCAATATCCAGTACCCGTAATTCAGGATTAGCGACGGTTTCACCGAATACCGCTTTGGTATTCGGTCGAATCGCCTGTTCCAGTGCTTCCAGCGGTAGGGTTTGATCTACAAAAGTAACCTCAATACCCATCTTTTTGAAGGTATGCGCAAATAAATTATAAGTGCCGCCGTAAATAGAAGTAGAGGTAATAAAATGATCCCCGGACTCCAAAATATTCAACAGGGCATAAAAAGTCGCCGCCTGTCCCGACGAAGTACATAAAGCCCCGACTCCGCCTTCCAGCGCCGCCAGTTTTTCTTCTGCGGCATTGGTCGTCGGGTTTGCCAAACGGGTATAGAAATAACCGGCCGTTTTCAAATTAAACAAATCGCCTATATCTTCCGTACTGTCGTACGTATAAGTGGTGCTTTGGACGATAGGCTGAACCCGAGGTTCGCCCGATTTCGGGCTGTAACCCGCATGTAAACACTGAGTTTCAAATTGCATAAAAATTCCTTTTGGTCGAATTAAACTTAAATATCGCCGTTATCTTCCATCATCTCATGGAGATTTTCAATCGTGATCCGGATTCTTTTTTATCATTTCTATCATGAAATACTTTCATAAACAAAACCGCTTGCAGACGAACCTGAAGCGGTTAAATACCGAATACCGACATCGATTCGGATTAAATACCGAACCCGCCGTCAACGCCGTAGTCGGAGCCGGTCACGTAACGGGCATGCTCGGATGCCAGAAATGCAACAATCGGCGCAATTTCATCCGGTTCGCCGAAACGTCCCAACGGCACCGCACTGCTTACCGCCTGTTTATAGGCGTTCATCTGTTCTTCGCTGAAACCTAGCGCATCATGGATTGAAGTATTCGCCGCACCGACGGACACGCAATTAACCCGAATACCGTAAGCGGCCAACTCTTTCGCCCAAGTGCGGGTTAAGCTCAGCACTGCCGCTTTACTGGCGGTATAAATACAATTTCCCGGCATCGGATTATGTACCAACCCCGAGATGATATTGACAATATTGCCTTTACTGGCTTTCAAATAAGGTATCGCCTGTGCCGTCACATCGATCACCGCCCGAACATTTAATGCGAAAGTGCGGTCAAAATCCGCTAAGTTTATATTTTCGATCGGCGTCATCGGAGCGATGCCCGCATTATTTACCACAATATCCAGCTTACCGAATTCTTCCTGAATTTCCGTCAGAACACGGGCAATATCCTCCGATTTCAGCACATCGGCGACAAGGTATGTAATATTCTCATGCTGTTCGGCGCTTTCTTCCAAAGTCGCTTCATTGCGGCCGATAATCACCACATTAGCCCCGTCTTTCGCCATGCGTTTGGCGATAGCTCGCCCGATACCCGTACCACCGCCTGTCACCAATGCCGTTTTGTTCACTAAGTTTGCCATCTTGTTCTCCTTATTCCCTGTTGAATCTTTTGTTTACTCATCATAACGTTAGAAAAGAATGCTGTAAACTATTGGTACGGATTGACTCCATCGTTCGCCCCGGTTGGGCCACACGCCCTTTTCCGTGTAATATGACGAAGGTACTATAACCGTGTTTTTAATAACAATACGTTTACTAGTCACACGCGCCACACACAATAAATTTTCTGATTTTCGAATATTATAAGATAAAATTTTACATAGATAATTTTATAAAAATATTTGATGTAGAACGGTTCTCATTTGGTGAGGAAAATATATGGACGGCAAAAATCGAGCAAGCATAAACGGAATCGAATTACGTATTAAAGGAAAGGTACAAGGCGTCGGTTTTCGTCCTTTCGTATGGCGACTCGCCAACAAACACCATTTAACCGGCGACGTCAATAATGACGGACTAGGCGTTCTTATTCGGTTAACGGAAACCGACGATAACATACTCGCCCGTTTTCTGCAGGATTTACAAGAAGAGTTACCGCCTTTGGCTGCCGTCACCGATATTCGACAATACAAAAAACAGTGGGAAATTTCACCGCACTTTCGCGGCTTTCAGGACTTTACCATTCGAGAAAGCGAAAATAACACTATGGATACCCAAATTGTGCCGGATGCCGCCACCTGTCCCCTTTGCGTAGCCGAATTGTTCGATAAAAACGACCGTCGGTTCCGTTATCCCTTTATTAACTGCACCCATTGCGGACCGCGCTTTACCATTATTCGCGCTATTCCTTACGATCGCCCGAATACTTCCATGGCGCAATTTCCGCTCTGCTTCGATTGCGAAAAAGAATACCGGGATCCCGCCGACCGCCGCTTCCACGCCCAACCCAACGCATGCTCCGATTGCGGACCGCACATTTGGCTGCAAAATGCCGAAACTATCCTTGCCGAACGGAATACGGCATTGCAACAAACGGCGGATGCGCTGAAACAAGGTAAAATCGTTGCCGTTAAAGGCGTGGGCGGTTTTCATTTAGCTTGCGATGCGACCAATCAAAGTGCGGTCAAATTATTACGGGAACGGAAACATCGCCCCGGCAAACCGCTGGCGATTATGGTGCCCGGTTTGGCGAATTTGCGGGATCTGAATACTGAAGAAATACGGTTGCTGACATCCGCCGCCGCGCCCATTGTGTTGCTGAAAAACCGCAAAGTGCCGGAAGTTTGTCCGCTGATTGCGCCGAAACTTAATGAAATCGGCGTCATGCTGCCGGGCAATCCGCTTCAGCATTTATTATTGCGGGAAGTCAATCGCCCGCTGGTGATGACTTCCGCCAATCCGAGCGGCGAACCGCCGGTACTGGATAATCAAAGTGCGGTCAAATTTTTGAAAGATTTGGCAGATGTTTTTCTCTGTCACAATCGCGATATCCTACAACGCGCCGATGACAGTTTGGTACGCGCAGCATTTGACGGCACGGAGACTTTGCGCCGCGCCCGCGGTTATGTACCTGACGAAATTCAGTTAAAGCTGAACAATACGCAACATATTCTGGCATTAGGTTCCGATTTAAAAAATACTTTCTGCCTGCTGAAAGGTGATAAAGCGATAGTCAGTCAGCATATAGGGGACATCGCTAACGAAAAAGTGCGGTCACAATTAGAACAGAATTTAACCTTGTTCCGACAAATTTACCAATTCAAACCGGACAAAATCGTAGTAGACGCTCATGGCGGTTATTTTTCCAGCCGAATAGGGAAAGCTTTGGCTGAAAAACTCGGCGTTCCCTGTGTAGAAGTCTTGCACCATCATGCCCATATCGCCGCGGTTTGCGCAGAACATCATTGTAATAACCCCGTCATCGGCTTAGCCTTAGACGGCATCGGTATGGGTGAAAACGGACGACTTTGGGGCGGTGAATGCCTCTATGTAAATGGTGCGGAATGTCGTCATCTCGGCGGATTGCCGGCGGTTGCCCTGCCCGGCGGAGATTTGGCGGCGAGCCAACCGTGGCGCAACTGGCTGGCGCATTTATATCGTTTTGTGCCGAACTGGCGGGAAATCGCCGTACAAACCTGTAGCCATCAAAACTGGCAACTGCTTGCCAAAGCGATTGAACGCCAAATAAATTCACCGCCGATTTCCTCCGCCGGACGCTTATTTGACGCCGTCGCCTACAGTTTAGGTATTGCACCGGAAAAATTAAGCTGGGAAGGCGAAGCCGCCTGCCAGCTGGAAGCGTTGGCGTCACAATCCTCACTTACAGGCTTATCGGGCACCGATGCGGCAAATAATATCCGGTTAGACATGCCGTTGAAAGATCATCAGTTAGATTTAGCGGTTTTCTGGCAAGGGTGGATGCGAGATAAAAGCGAAATCGCCGATAAAGCCTTTGCCTTTCATTTTGCACTGGCCCAAGGTTTGGCGGATTTAGCCCGCCAACAGGCGCATAGATTGCATTGCCGAACTATCGTGCTTAGCGGAGGTGTCATGCACAACCGACTGCTACGGCGTTTATTAAAAGAAAATCTGGCTGAATTCAACGTACTCAGCGCTCACCAATTCCCTATGGGCGACGGCGGGCTAAGTTTAGGACAAGCAGTTATCGGCGCAATTTAGCACATTTGGTGACACCATAACCGTTTAGATGCAGTAGTTTTGAGAGCGCTCGAATTCGGTTTTGATAAAATCATCACAGTGCTTACTCGTTCGCCGGAATATTGCAAACCATTGCGTGCCGATTCGAAAAAACAGCAGTTAAGGGTAAATCCAATAATTTTACAAAATTCTTTAAAAACAATAACTTGTCAAAGCAAGAGCTTATTTTTAGATAACGGTATTTATCTCTTTTTCCAATGTCGCTACAAATCGGCTCATTTCCTGAATAAAGCGTTCGGCGCGTTTTTCGCCGAATGCCTGCACCGCACGCTGTTCGATTTGATTGAGTTCGTCGATTAACGGCTCGGCAACCGCCTTGCCTTGTTCGGTCAGATGCAGTTGTTTTTCCCGCCCGTCCGTACCGTTGGCTGAAAAGGCGATTAAGCCGTCTTTGTGCAGTTTTTGGCAACTGGCGGAAATGGTTTGCTTCGGCAAGCCCCATTGTTTGCAGATATGTTTTTGGGTGCAAGCGTTTTCTTTAACAAGAGTATGCAGCACCGCCAGAGTGCTGTAATTCAGCCCTTTTGTTTTTATCCATTGTTCATACAGGCTGAACATATGGCTGGCGGTTTGCCCGAACAGATCAAACGAGTTCATCCATCACTCCTGCGGAATCCTGAAATCTCAAACGGGCGTTATCATAAATCCAGTTAAAAATCAGGGCGTAAAGCGTAATCGCCAGTGTCAAGCCGACATCGGCAATAAAGGCGTGCCACAGGCTTAAATTCAGCAGATACGCAATCACGGGAATGGTAAAAATCAGCAGCCCCGCTTCAAAGCTGATGGTGTGAAAGACGCGCAAACCAAAGCCGCGGGTTTCACGCGGGGCGGTAAAAATTTTATCGAAACCGTAGTTAAAAACGAAATTCCAAACCACCGCCATCAGCGCCATAACAATGCTGACGCCCACGGCTGAGCCGGTGTCTGCCGGAGAAAGCAACAGTACCAGCACGGTAGAAACGGCCACTGCGCCGAGTTCAAATAAAACGGAGTGAAAAACGCGTTCTTTTACGCTCATCGGGTTGGATTGAATTTGGCTCATTATTTTCCTCATTAAATGGCACACTAGTCTAAAAGCAGACTATTATAGTCTACAAATAGACTATTTCAAGTATTTTTTTGATTGACTTTCCTGCCCGAGAATGCGATAAAATTCGCCTCATTCACTACATAAGGCTTTTTTATGAAAAAAGTTATTTTATTCGGCGCTTCAATGGCCGTTTCCGCTTTAACCGCCTGCCACTACACCTCCCCGGCGGCGGGAATAGCCAATCCCGCTTCGGAATTTTGCATAAAACAAGGCGGCAAGTCCGAAATCCGTAAAGATAAAGACGGCTCCGAATACGGCGTCTGCCATTTGCCGAACGGTGAAACGGTGGAAGAATGGGAATACTTCCGCCGGCATCATCAGTTATAAAAACCTTTATTTTTCATTAAGGTTAAATATTTTTAATCCGATTTTAAGTTAGTATTACCTCAAAAAACCTAAAAAACAGGAATAATGTTATGACTCCACAAGATATTCAAACACTCATTGATTTTGAACAGCAGATACAGTAGCAATGGAGCAAGGGCGATCCGACCGCCTATATAAATGCACTGGCCGAAGATGTCACCTATATTGATCCGCTTGCCAAGCACTTTCTTATTGGCCGTGAAGCGGTGCGTGCCCATTTTCAAAGCATCAATAACGGCGGACCTACTAAAATCAGCCGACAAGAATACCATAACGAAACCGCACGGGTACTCAGCGGGAATGAAGTCCTGCTTATTTCTAACTTTACCACCTATCGGCAGGACGATAATGGCGATGAAACCTTGTTTTTGTCGTGGAATATGTCGCTGATTTTCCGTAAATCCGACGACAAATGGTTGATGACGCACGGACATCTGTCTTTGCGTAATGCCTTCGACCCCGACAGCCTGCCCAGACTGCGTGATATATGGAATAAAAACAACCTTTAAAATAAGCCTCAAAATACGTATATGAAAGATTTTGTCGCTCTGGATTTTGAAACCGCCAACCGTGAACGAAGCAGTGTATGCAGTATAGGTTTAATGTTTGTGGAGAACCGACAAATCAGCAAGACTTATTATCAGCTGATTAAGCCTGTTCCTCACTTTTACAGAAGTTTTAATACCCGGATAATAGCGAATGCCGTCTGAATATTCAGACGGCATTTTTACCTTCTGCAAGCGGTCGGATTTTATGAAAACTTTGCAAATTCCGACCGCACTTTTTACCGCTCAAACCCTTCTTTTAACACCTCCAACACCTCTCGTACTTTTGCCGATTGGGTGCGGTTGGCGGTTAAAGCGTAGATAGTGCGTTCGGGCAATTTGGCTTCGGGTAGCACCTGTTGTAATTTGCCGCTGTCCAATTCTTGGCGAATGTCTCCATCCATCATAATCGTGATGCCCAAGCCCAAGATTGCCAATTCTTTAGCGGTAATCGAATGATTCGGGCAGTCGATGCGGTTTTCGGGCAACACTCGGCTTAAACCTAAATGCGACAAGGAACCGAGCAACACTCCGTCATGGAAGTTCAGCCAATGTGCGGTGCATAAATCAGCAATTTTTTCAATGGGGTGTTGACGGAGATAGTCGGGCGAGGCACAAATGATAGTCTGCCATTTTGCCAGCGGACGGGCGATCAGGCGGTCATCATCAGGCTCCGGCATGGTGCGAATGGCAATATCAGGAGCGTTGTCGTCCAACATATTCACCACGCCATCACTTTCCAATAATGAGAGCTGAATTTTCGGGTAACGGGCTCGAATTTGCTGCACCACCCACTGCATCGACGGATTGTGAATCTCCACCGTGGAAAGCGTGATGCTGACCTGTCCCACAGGTTCGGCACGCAGATTCTGCATAGCTTCGTCGGCCTGTTTCATCAGATTTACTAAATCATTGGCGTGCAACAGCAGCAACCTGCCTGCATCGGTGGGCGACAGGCTACGTGTGGTGCGGTTGAGCAATTTGAGTTGATAGTGCTTTTCCAGCTGCTTAATGTGATGACTGACTGCACTTGCCGTCATTCCCAAATGAGGTGCGGCGGCGTTCATACTGCCGTATTTCAGCACGGTGGCGTAAATAAAAAGAAGTTTGGCGTGTTCCATTATCAAATTCTGCTTGAAAGTGTTTGTTAGTTTTATGGGATTATCAAATATAAAAGGAAAAACTACAATACGCTCGTTTTCAAAACAAACCAATAATTCAATCTATTAGGAGTAAAAAATGAACAGCAAAGGGCTGACTTACATCATCATCGGGGC contains the following coding sequences:
- a CDS encoding LysR family transcriptional regulator — protein: MEHAKLLFIYATVLKYGSMNAAAPHLGMTASAVSHHIKQLEKHYQLKLLNRTTRSLSPTDAGRLLLLHANDLVNLMKQADEAMQNLRAEPVGQVSITLSTVEIHNPSMQWVVQQIRARYPKIQLSLLESDGVVNMLDDNAPDIAIRTMPEPDDDRLIARPLAKWQTIICASPDYLRQHPIEKIADLCTAHWLNFHDGVLLGSLSHLGLSRVLPENRIDCPNHSITAKELAILGLGITIMMDGDIRQELDSGKLQQVLPEAKLPERTIYALTANRTQSAKVREVLEVLKEGFER